Proteins from a single region of Carettochelys insculpta isolate YL-2023 chromosome 17, ASM3395843v1, whole genome shotgun sequence:
- the ADNP gene encoding activity-dependent neuroprotector homeobox protein isoform X3: MLPETMFQLPVNNLGSLRKARKTVKKILSDIGLEYCKEHIEDFKQFEPNDFYLKNTTWEDVGLWDPSLTKNQDYRTKPFCCSACPFSSKFFSAYKSHFRNVHSEDFENRILLNCPYCTFNADKKTLETHIKIFHAPNANTPSGGISTFKDKNKHDSLKPKQADSVEQAVYYCKKCTYRDPLYEIVRKHIYREHFQHVAAPYVAKAGEKSLNGAVPLSSSTREEGSIHCKRCLFMPKSYEALVQHVIEDHERIGYQVTAMIGHTNVVVPRSKPLMLIAPKPQDKKPMGLPQRMGPLSPGNVRSLSSQQMMNRLTIPKPTLNSAGVNMMSNVHLQQNNYGVKSVPPSYVGQPGGRLNLSGNSPVSIPQQSQTMKQFSPSGNGRPYTLGGDQRSQAPARYSLQSANSSSLSSSQLKQTSLSQSQAASRILGQSGSKPPVPATGPSAVNTSSTQKWKICTICNELFPENVYSVHFEKEHKAEKVPAVANYIMKIHNFTSKCLYCNRYLPTDTLLNHMLIHGLSCPYCRSTFNDVEKMAAHMRMVHVDEEMGPKTDSTLTFDLTLQQGSHTNIHLLVTTYNLRDAPAESVAYHAQNTPPVPPKPQPKTQEKADIPVKSSPQAAVPYKKDVGKTLCPLCFSILKGPISDALAHHLRERHQVIQTVHPVEKKLTYKCIHCLGVYTSNMTASTITLHLVHCRGVGKTQNGQDKTNAPSRLNQSPAVAPVKRTYEHMEFSLMKKRKMDDDDSPSAFEEKPEEPVILALDPKGHEDDSYEARKTFLTKYFNKQPYPTRREIEKLAASLWLWKSDIASHFSNKRKKCVRDCEKYKPGVLLGFNMKELNKVKHEMDFDAEWLFENHDEKNSRVNASKTADKKINLEKDDESSSDSYENIEEESNESNSLFGQSISDVGRKISIDSIIENPEDSISKETPDENALQSLEKSDQKQEEGSKYDVIHSAKEPVKLVDDASDSEGDQDDAAEWKDGASHSESGSGSQRVSDFEDNTSEVKPEAWTDESSQSEDAANSKPAVEIKGVASESDEEQSKWKNSSYGKVEEFWSKDQSQWKNASGIEESLSNQQMEWQNSTIDSEDGDQFDSVTDGVAEPMHSSLTGVELSSQQA, from the exons GATTTTAAGCAGTTTGAACCTAATGACTTTTATTTGAAAAACACTACGTGGGAAGATGTAGGATTGTGGGATCCATCACTTACAAAAAATCAG GACTATCGGACAAAACCCTTTTGCTGCAGTGCATGTCCATTTTCGTCGAAGTTCTTTTCAGCCTATAAAAGTCACTTCCGGAATGTTCATAGTGAAGACTTTGAAAATAGGATCCTTCTTAATTGTCCCTACTGTACTTTCAATGCGGACAAAAAGACTTTGGAAACgcacattaaaatatttcatgctCCAAATGCCAATACACCGAGTGGAGGCATCAGCACTTTTAAagataaaaacaaacatgatAGCCTTAAACCTAAGCAGGCTGACAGTGTAGAACAAGCTGTTTATTACTGTAAGAAGTGCACTTACCGAGATCCTCTATATGAAATAGTTAGAAAGCACATTTACAGGGAACATTTTCAGCATGTTGCTGCACCTTACGTAGCAAAGGCAGGTGAAAAGTCGCTCAATGGTGCAGTTCCCCTAAGTTCCAGTACCCGAGAGGAGGGTAGTATTCACTGCAAACGATGCCTTTTTATGCCGAAATCATATGAAGCTTTAGTACAGCATGTTATTGAAGACCATGAACGTATAGGATATCAGGTTACAGCAATGATAGGGCACACTAATGTAGTGGTTCCAAGATCTAAACCTTTGATGCTAATAGCTCCAAAACCCCAGGATAAAAAGCCTATGGGGCTTCCTCAAAGGATGGGTCCCCTTTCCCCTGGAAATGTCCGGTCTCTTTCATCACAGCAGATGATGAATCGACTCACTATACCAAAGCCTACATTAAATTCTGCAGGAGTGAATATGATGTCAAATGTTCATCTACAACAGAACAATTATGGAGTTAAATCAGTACCACCAAGTTATGTTGGACAGCCAGGTGGAAGGCTAAACTTAAGTGGTAATAGCCCAGTTTCTATTCCGCAACAGTCTCAAACAATGAAACAGTTTTCACCAAGTGGAAATGGAAGGCCTTACACTCTTGGAGGGGATCAGAGATCACAAGCTCCAGCAAGGTATTCTCTTCAGTCGGCCAATTCATCTTCTCTTTCATCATCCCAGTTGAAACAAACCTCGTTATCCCAGTCTCAGGCAGCATCAAGAATATTAGGTCAGTCTGGCTCAAAGCCTCCTGTGCCTGCTACAGGCCCTTCTGCTGTCAATACTTCATCAACACAAAAGTGGAAAATATGTACAATCTGTAATGAGCTGTTTCCTGAAAATGTGTACAGTGTTCACTTTGAAAAGGAGCACAAGGCTGAAAAGGTGCCTGCAGTAGCTAACTATATAATGAAAATACACAATTTCACTAGCAAATGTTTATACTGTAATCGCTATCTACCCACTGATACGTTGCTTAATCATATGTTAATCCATGGACTGTCTTGTCCATACTGCCGTTCAACCTTCAATGATGTTGAAAAGATGGCTGCTCATATGCGAATGGTTCATGTTGATGAAGAAATGGGACCTAAAACTGATTCTACTTTAACCTTTGACTTGACATTGCAGCAGGGTAGTCACACTAACATACATCTACTTGTAACCACCTACAATCTGAGAGATGCTCCTGCTGAATCGGTAGCTTATCATGCTCAGAATACTCCTCCTGTTCCTCCAAAACCACAGCCTAAAACCCAGGAGAAGGCAGATATACCTGTGAAAAGTTCTCCTCAAGCAGCAGTCCCCTACAAAAAAGATGTGGGTAAAACACTCTGCCCTCTCTGCTTCTCAATCCTGAAAGGACCGATATCTGATGCACTTGCACATCACTTACGAGAGAGACATCAAGTTATTCAAACAGTTCATCCAGTTGAGAAAAAGCTAACATATAAATGCATTCATTGTCTTGGTGTATATACCAGTAATATGACTGCTTCAACTATAACGCTACATCTTGTTCACTGCAGAGGGGTTGGGAAGACCCAAAATGGCCAAGACAAAACTAATGCTCCATCTCGGCTTAATCAGTCTCCAGCTGTAGCACCTGTGAAACGTACTTATGAACACATGGAATTCTCTctgatgaagaaaagaaaaatggatgATGATGACTCACCATCTGCCTTTGAAGAGAAGCCTGAAGAACCTGTAATTTTAGCATTGGACCCCAAAGGTCATGAAGACGATTCTTATGAAGCCAGAAAAACATTTCttacaaaatatttcaataaGCAACCTTATCCCACTAGGAGAGAAATCGAAAAGTTGGCTGCTAGTTTATGGCTATGGAAATCAGATATTGCTTCACATTTTAGcaataaaagaaagaaatgtgTTAGAGATTGTGAAAAGTACAAGCCTGGTGTGCTGCTTGGTTTTAACATGAAAGAATTAAACAAAGTTAAACATGAAATGGATTTTGATGCAGAATGGCTGTTTGAAAATCATGATGAAAAGAATTCCAGAGTCAATGCTAGTAAAACTGCTGACAAAAAAATAAACCTAGAAAAAGATGATGAAAGTTCTTCAGACAGCTACGAAAATATAGAAGAGGAATCTAATGAAAGCAATAGTCTGTTTGGTCAATCAATTTCAGATGTTGGTCGTAAAATCTCTATTGATAGCATAATAGAGAATCCAGAAGACAGCATATCCAAGGAGACTCCTGATGAAAATGCCTTACAGTCTCTGGAGAAATCAGACCAAAAGCAGGAGGAAGGCTCAAAATATGATGTGATTCACTCTGCCAAGGAGCCAGTTAAATTGGTAGATGATGCCTCGGATAGTGAAGGTGATCAAGATGATGCTGCTGAATGGAAGGATGGAGCTTCTCACTCTGAAAGTGGATCTGGCTCTCAACGAGTTTCTGACTTTGAAGATAACACATCGGAAGTGAAACCAGAAGCTTGGACAGATGAATCATCCCAGAGTGAAGATGCTGCTAATAGTAAACCAGCTGTAGAAATAAAAGGGGTTGCATCTGAAAGTGATGAAGAGCAATCAAAATGGAAGAATAGTTCCTATGGAAAAGTAGAAGAATTTTGGTCTAAGGACCAGTCACAATGGAAAAATGCATCAGGAATTGAGGAGAGCTTGTCAAATCAGCAGATGGAATGGCAGAATAGCACAATTGACAGCGAAGATGGAGACCAGTTTGACAGTGTGACTGATGGTGTAGCAGAACCAATGCATAGCAGCTTAACTGGTGTAGAGTTGAGTAGCCAGCAAGCATAA
- the ADNP gene encoding activity-dependent neuroprotector homeobox protein isoform X2: protein MPGAPGMKRTETMFQLPVNNLGSLRKARKTVKKILSDIGLEYCKEHIEDFKQFEPNDFYLKNTTWEDVGLWDPSLTKNQDYRTKPFCCSACPFSSKFFSAYKSHFRNVHSEDFENRILLNCPYCTFNADKKTLETHIKIFHAPNANTPSGGISTFKDKNKHDSLKPKQADSVEQAVYYCKKCTYRDPLYEIVRKHIYREHFQHVAAPYVAKAGEKSLNGAVPLSSSTREEGSIHCKRCLFMPKSYEALVQHVIEDHERIGYQVTAMIGHTNVVVPRSKPLMLIAPKPQDKKPMGLPQRMGPLSPGNVRSLSSQQMMNRLTIPKPTLNSAGVNMMSNVHLQQNNYGVKSVPPSYVGQPGGRLNLSGNSPVSIPQQSQTMKQFSPSGNGRPYTLGGDQRSQAPARYSLQSANSSSLSSSQLKQTSLSQSQAASRILGQSGSKPPVPATGPSAVNTSSTQKWKICTICNELFPENVYSVHFEKEHKAEKVPAVANYIMKIHNFTSKCLYCNRYLPTDTLLNHMLIHGLSCPYCRSTFNDVEKMAAHMRMVHVDEEMGPKTDSTLTFDLTLQQGSHTNIHLLVTTYNLRDAPAESVAYHAQNTPPVPPKPQPKTQEKADIPVKSSPQAAVPYKKDVGKTLCPLCFSILKGPISDALAHHLRERHQVIQTVHPVEKKLTYKCIHCLGVYTSNMTASTITLHLVHCRGVGKTQNGQDKTNAPSRLNQSPAVAPVKRTYEHMEFSLMKKRKMDDDDSPSAFEEKPEEPVILALDPKGHEDDSYEARKTFLTKYFNKQPYPTRREIEKLAASLWLWKSDIASHFSNKRKKCVRDCEKYKPGVLLGFNMKELNKVKHEMDFDAEWLFENHDEKNSRVNASKTADKKINLEKDDESSSDSYENIEEESNESNSLFGQSISDVGRKISIDSIIENPEDSISKETPDENALQSLEKSDQKQEEGSKYDVIHSAKEPVKLVDDASDSEGDQDDAAEWKDGASHSESGSGSQRVSDFEDNTSEVKPEAWTDESSQSEDAANSKPAVEIKGVASESDEEQSKWKNSSYGKVEEFWSKDQSQWKNASGIEESLSNQQMEWQNSTIDSEDGDQFDSVTDGVAEPMHSSLTGVELSSQQA from the exons GATTTTAAGCAGTTTGAACCTAATGACTTTTATTTGAAAAACACTACGTGGGAAGATGTAGGATTGTGGGATCCATCACTTACAAAAAATCAG GACTATCGGACAAAACCCTTTTGCTGCAGTGCATGTCCATTTTCGTCGAAGTTCTTTTCAGCCTATAAAAGTCACTTCCGGAATGTTCATAGTGAAGACTTTGAAAATAGGATCCTTCTTAATTGTCCCTACTGTACTTTCAATGCGGACAAAAAGACTTTGGAAACgcacattaaaatatttcatgctCCAAATGCCAATACACCGAGTGGAGGCATCAGCACTTTTAAagataaaaacaaacatgatAGCCTTAAACCTAAGCAGGCTGACAGTGTAGAACAAGCTGTTTATTACTGTAAGAAGTGCACTTACCGAGATCCTCTATATGAAATAGTTAGAAAGCACATTTACAGGGAACATTTTCAGCATGTTGCTGCACCTTACGTAGCAAAGGCAGGTGAAAAGTCGCTCAATGGTGCAGTTCCCCTAAGTTCCAGTACCCGAGAGGAGGGTAGTATTCACTGCAAACGATGCCTTTTTATGCCGAAATCATATGAAGCTTTAGTACAGCATGTTATTGAAGACCATGAACGTATAGGATATCAGGTTACAGCAATGATAGGGCACACTAATGTAGTGGTTCCAAGATCTAAACCTTTGATGCTAATAGCTCCAAAACCCCAGGATAAAAAGCCTATGGGGCTTCCTCAAAGGATGGGTCCCCTTTCCCCTGGAAATGTCCGGTCTCTTTCATCACAGCAGATGATGAATCGACTCACTATACCAAAGCCTACATTAAATTCTGCAGGAGTGAATATGATGTCAAATGTTCATCTACAACAGAACAATTATGGAGTTAAATCAGTACCACCAAGTTATGTTGGACAGCCAGGTGGAAGGCTAAACTTAAGTGGTAATAGCCCAGTTTCTATTCCGCAACAGTCTCAAACAATGAAACAGTTTTCACCAAGTGGAAATGGAAGGCCTTACACTCTTGGAGGGGATCAGAGATCACAAGCTCCAGCAAGGTATTCTCTTCAGTCGGCCAATTCATCTTCTCTTTCATCATCCCAGTTGAAACAAACCTCGTTATCCCAGTCTCAGGCAGCATCAAGAATATTAGGTCAGTCTGGCTCAAAGCCTCCTGTGCCTGCTACAGGCCCTTCTGCTGTCAATACTTCATCAACACAAAAGTGGAAAATATGTACAATCTGTAATGAGCTGTTTCCTGAAAATGTGTACAGTGTTCACTTTGAAAAGGAGCACAAGGCTGAAAAGGTGCCTGCAGTAGCTAACTATATAATGAAAATACACAATTTCACTAGCAAATGTTTATACTGTAATCGCTATCTACCCACTGATACGTTGCTTAATCATATGTTAATCCATGGACTGTCTTGTCCATACTGCCGTTCAACCTTCAATGATGTTGAAAAGATGGCTGCTCATATGCGAATGGTTCATGTTGATGAAGAAATGGGACCTAAAACTGATTCTACTTTAACCTTTGACTTGACATTGCAGCAGGGTAGTCACACTAACATACATCTACTTGTAACCACCTACAATCTGAGAGATGCTCCTGCTGAATCGGTAGCTTATCATGCTCAGAATACTCCTCCTGTTCCTCCAAAACCACAGCCTAAAACCCAGGAGAAGGCAGATATACCTGTGAAAAGTTCTCCTCAAGCAGCAGTCCCCTACAAAAAAGATGTGGGTAAAACACTCTGCCCTCTCTGCTTCTCAATCCTGAAAGGACCGATATCTGATGCACTTGCACATCACTTACGAGAGAGACATCAAGTTATTCAAACAGTTCATCCAGTTGAGAAAAAGCTAACATATAAATGCATTCATTGTCTTGGTGTATATACCAGTAATATGACTGCTTCAACTATAACGCTACATCTTGTTCACTGCAGAGGGGTTGGGAAGACCCAAAATGGCCAAGACAAAACTAATGCTCCATCTCGGCTTAATCAGTCTCCAGCTGTAGCACCTGTGAAACGTACTTATGAACACATGGAATTCTCTctgatgaagaaaagaaaaatggatgATGATGACTCACCATCTGCCTTTGAAGAGAAGCCTGAAGAACCTGTAATTTTAGCATTGGACCCCAAAGGTCATGAAGACGATTCTTATGAAGCCAGAAAAACATTTCttacaaaatatttcaataaGCAACCTTATCCCACTAGGAGAGAAATCGAAAAGTTGGCTGCTAGTTTATGGCTATGGAAATCAGATATTGCTTCACATTTTAGcaataaaagaaagaaatgtgTTAGAGATTGTGAAAAGTACAAGCCTGGTGTGCTGCTTGGTTTTAACATGAAAGAATTAAACAAAGTTAAACATGAAATGGATTTTGATGCAGAATGGCTGTTTGAAAATCATGATGAAAAGAATTCCAGAGTCAATGCTAGTAAAACTGCTGACAAAAAAATAAACCTAGAAAAAGATGATGAAAGTTCTTCAGACAGCTACGAAAATATAGAAGAGGAATCTAATGAAAGCAATAGTCTGTTTGGTCAATCAATTTCAGATGTTGGTCGTAAAATCTCTATTGATAGCATAATAGAGAATCCAGAAGACAGCATATCCAAGGAGACTCCTGATGAAAATGCCTTACAGTCTCTGGAGAAATCAGACCAAAAGCAGGAGGAAGGCTCAAAATATGATGTGATTCACTCTGCCAAGGAGCCAGTTAAATTGGTAGATGATGCCTCGGATAGTGAAGGTGATCAAGATGATGCTGCTGAATGGAAGGATGGAGCTTCTCACTCTGAAAGTGGATCTGGCTCTCAACGAGTTTCTGACTTTGAAGATAACACATCGGAAGTGAAACCAGAAGCTTGGACAGATGAATCATCCCAGAGTGAAGATGCTGCTAATAGTAAACCAGCTGTAGAAATAAAAGGGGTTGCATCTGAAAGTGATGAAGAGCAATCAAAATGGAAGAATAGTTCCTATGGAAAAGTAGAAGAATTTTGGTCTAAGGACCAGTCACAATGGAAAAATGCATCAGGAATTGAGGAGAGCTTGTCAAATCAGCAGATGGAATGGCAGAATAGCACAATTGACAGCGAAGATGGAGACCAGTTTGACAGTGTGACTGATGGTGTAGCAGAACCAATGCATAGCAGCTTAACTGGTGTAGAGTTGAGTAGCCAGCAAGCATAA
- the ADNP gene encoding activity-dependent neuroprotector homeobox protein isoform X4, producing MFQLPVNNLGSLRKARKTVKKILSDIGLEYCKEHIEDFKQFEPNDFYLKNTTWEDVGLWDPSLTKNQDYRTKPFCCSACPFSSKFFSAYKSHFRNVHSEDFENRILLNCPYCTFNADKKTLETHIKIFHAPNANTPSGGISTFKDKNKHDSLKPKQADSVEQAVYYCKKCTYRDPLYEIVRKHIYREHFQHVAAPYVAKAGEKSLNGAVPLSSSTREEGSIHCKRCLFMPKSYEALVQHVIEDHERIGYQVTAMIGHTNVVVPRSKPLMLIAPKPQDKKPMGLPQRMGPLSPGNVRSLSSQQMMNRLTIPKPTLNSAGVNMMSNVHLQQNNYGVKSVPPSYVGQPGGRLNLSGNSPVSIPQQSQTMKQFSPSGNGRPYTLGGDQRSQAPARYSLQSANSSSLSSSQLKQTSLSQSQAASRILGQSGSKPPVPATGPSAVNTSSTQKWKICTICNELFPENVYSVHFEKEHKAEKVPAVANYIMKIHNFTSKCLYCNRYLPTDTLLNHMLIHGLSCPYCRSTFNDVEKMAAHMRMVHVDEEMGPKTDSTLTFDLTLQQGSHTNIHLLVTTYNLRDAPAESVAYHAQNTPPVPPKPQPKTQEKADIPVKSSPQAAVPYKKDVGKTLCPLCFSILKGPISDALAHHLRERHQVIQTVHPVEKKLTYKCIHCLGVYTSNMTASTITLHLVHCRGVGKTQNGQDKTNAPSRLNQSPAVAPVKRTYEHMEFSLMKKRKMDDDDSPSAFEEKPEEPVILALDPKGHEDDSYEARKTFLTKYFNKQPYPTRREIEKLAASLWLWKSDIASHFSNKRKKCVRDCEKYKPGVLLGFNMKELNKVKHEMDFDAEWLFENHDEKNSRVNASKTADKKINLEKDDESSSDSYENIEEESNESNSLFGQSISDVGRKISIDSIIENPEDSISKETPDENALQSLEKSDQKQEEGSKYDVIHSAKEPVKLVDDASDSEGDQDDAAEWKDGASHSESGSGSQRVSDFEDNTSEVKPEAWTDESSQSEDAANSKPAVEIKGVASESDEEQSKWKNSSYGKVEEFWSKDQSQWKNASGIEESLSNQQMEWQNSTIDSEDGDQFDSVTDGVAEPMHSSLTGVELSSQQA from the exons GATTTTAAGCAGTTTGAACCTAATGACTTTTATTTGAAAAACACTACGTGGGAAGATGTAGGATTGTGGGATCCATCACTTACAAAAAATCAG GACTATCGGACAAAACCCTTTTGCTGCAGTGCATGTCCATTTTCGTCGAAGTTCTTTTCAGCCTATAAAAGTCACTTCCGGAATGTTCATAGTGAAGACTTTGAAAATAGGATCCTTCTTAATTGTCCCTACTGTACTTTCAATGCGGACAAAAAGACTTTGGAAACgcacattaaaatatttcatgctCCAAATGCCAATACACCGAGTGGAGGCATCAGCACTTTTAAagataaaaacaaacatgatAGCCTTAAACCTAAGCAGGCTGACAGTGTAGAACAAGCTGTTTATTACTGTAAGAAGTGCACTTACCGAGATCCTCTATATGAAATAGTTAGAAAGCACATTTACAGGGAACATTTTCAGCATGTTGCTGCACCTTACGTAGCAAAGGCAGGTGAAAAGTCGCTCAATGGTGCAGTTCCCCTAAGTTCCAGTACCCGAGAGGAGGGTAGTATTCACTGCAAACGATGCCTTTTTATGCCGAAATCATATGAAGCTTTAGTACAGCATGTTATTGAAGACCATGAACGTATAGGATATCAGGTTACAGCAATGATAGGGCACACTAATGTAGTGGTTCCAAGATCTAAACCTTTGATGCTAATAGCTCCAAAACCCCAGGATAAAAAGCCTATGGGGCTTCCTCAAAGGATGGGTCCCCTTTCCCCTGGAAATGTCCGGTCTCTTTCATCACAGCAGATGATGAATCGACTCACTATACCAAAGCCTACATTAAATTCTGCAGGAGTGAATATGATGTCAAATGTTCATCTACAACAGAACAATTATGGAGTTAAATCAGTACCACCAAGTTATGTTGGACAGCCAGGTGGAAGGCTAAACTTAAGTGGTAATAGCCCAGTTTCTATTCCGCAACAGTCTCAAACAATGAAACAGTTTTCACCAAGTGGAAATGGAAGGCCTTACACTCTTGGAGGGGATCAGAGATCACAAGCTCCAGCAAGGTATTCTCTTCAGTCGGCCAATTCATCTTCTCTTTCATCATCCCAGTTGAAACAAACCTCGTTATCCCAGTCTCAGGCAGCATCAAGAATATTAGGTCAGTCTGGCTCAAAGCCTCCTGTGCCTGCTACAGGCCCTTCTGCTGTCAATACTTCATCAACACAAAAGTGGAAAATATGTACAATCTGTAATGAGCTGTTTCCTGAAAATGTGTACAGTGTTCACTTTGAAAAGGAGCACAAGGCTGAAAAGGTGCCTGCAGTAGCTAACTATATAATGAAAATACACAATTTCACTAGCAAATGTTTATACTGTAATCGCTATCTACCCACTGATACGTTGCTTAATCATATGTTAATCCATGGACTGTCTTGTCCATACTGCCGTTCAACCTTCAATGATGTTGAAAAGATGGCTGCTCATATGCGAATGGTTCATGTTGATGAAGAAATGGGACCTAAAACTGATTCTACTTTAACCTTTGACTTGACATTGCAGCAGGGTAGTCACACTAACATACATCTACTTGTAACCACCTACAATCTGAGAGATGCTCCTGCTGAATCGGTAGCTTATCATGCTCAGAATACTCCTCCTGTTCCTCCAAAACCACAGCCTAAAACCCAGGAGAAGGCAGATATACCTGTGAAAAGTTCTCCTCAAGCAGCAGTCCCCTACAAAAAAGATGTGGGTAAAACACTCTGCCCTCTCTGCTTCTCAATCCTGAAAGGACCGATATCTGATGCACTTGCACATCACTTACGAGAGAGACATCAAGTTATTCAAACAGTTCATCCAGTTGAGAAAAAGCTAACATATAAATGCATTCATTGTCTTGGTGTATATACCAGTAATATGACTGCTTCAACTATAACGCTACATCTTGTTCACTGCAGAGGGGTTGGGAAGACCCAAAATGGCCAAGACAAAACTAATGCTCCATCTCGGCTTAATCAGTCTCCAGCTGTAGCACCTGTGAAACGTACTTATGAACACATGGAATTCTCTctgatgaagaaaagaaaaatggatgATGATGACTCACCATCTGCCTTTGAAGAGAAGCCTGAAGAACCTGTAATTTTAGCATTGGACCCCAAAGGTCATGAAGACGATTCTTATGAAGCCAGAAAAACATTTCttacaaaatatttcaataaGCAACCTTATCCCACTAGGAGAGAAATCGAAAAGTTGGCTGCTAGTTTATGGCTATGGAAATCAGATATTGCTTCACATTTTAGcaataaaagaaagaaatgtgTTAGAGATTGTGAAAAGTACAAGCCTGGTGTGCTGCTTGGTTTTAACATGAAAGAATTAAACAAAGTTAAACATGAAATGGATTTTGATGCAGAATGGCTGTTTGAAAATCATGATGAAAAGAATTCCAGAGTCAATGCTAGTAAAACTGCTGACAAAAAAATAAACCTAGAAAAAGATGATGAAAGTTCTTCAGACAGCTACGAAAATATAGAAGAGGAATCTAATGAAAGCAATAGTCTGTTTGGTCAATCAATTTCAGATGTTGGTCGTAAAATCTCTATTGATAGCATAATAGAGAATCCAGAAGACAGCATATCCAAGGAGACTCCTGATGAAAATGCCTTACAGTCTCTGGAGAAATCAGACCAAAAGCAGGAGGAAGGCTCAAAATATGATGTGATTCACTCTGCCAAGGAGCCAGTTAAATTGGTAGATGATGCCTCGGATAGTGAAGGTGATCAAGATGATGCTGCTGAATGGAAGGATGGAGCTTCTCACTCTGAAAGTGGATCTGGCTCTCAACGAGTTTCTGACTTTGAAGATAACACATCGGAAGTGAAACCAGAAGCTTGGACAGATGAATCATCCCAGAGTGAAGATGCTGCTAATAGTAAACCAGCTGTAGAAATAAAAGGGGTTGCATCTGAAAGTGATGAAGAGCAATCAAAATGGAAGAATAGTTCCTATGGAAAAGTAGAAGAATTTTGGTCTAAGGACCAGTCACAATGGAAAAATGCATCAGGAATTGAGGAGAGCTTGTCAAATCAGCAGATGGAATGGCAGAATAGCACAATTGACAGCGAAGATGGAGACCAGTTTGACAGTGTGACTGATGGTGTAGCAGAACCAATGCATAGCAGCTTAACTGGTGTAGAGTTGAGTAGCCAGCAAGCATAA